A stretch of the Maridesulfovibrio bastinii DSM 16055 genome encodes the following:
- a CDS encoding DUF448 domain-containing protein, whose amino-acid sequence MCVICREKFKKHDLSRFVLAEGACGNELVPDDNFTMQGRGYYVCGNTRCTERFKNFRPRRKKSRG is encoded by the coding sequence ATGTGCGTCATCTGCCGGGAAAAATTCAAAAAACACGACCTGTCCAGGTTTGTTCTTGCCGAGGGGGCTTGCGGGAACGAACTTGTTCCGGATGACAATTTTACAATGCAGGGCCGAGGCTACTACGTCTGCGGCAACACCCGGTGCACGGAAAGATTTAAGAATTTCCGGCCCCGGAGGAAGAAATCCAGGGGGTAA